In Natronococcus sp. AD-5, the genomic window TGCTCCGGCTGACGGACGAGGTGCACGGCGTGATGGAGACGCTCCACCACACCAACGTGCAGATCGACGACGAGACCGGCGGCGAGGCCGGCCACGTCACGAGCGAGGGGATCACCCTCCCCGACTTCGGCACCGCGTTCGACCTCACCGAGTCGGCGATCCACGACGGACTCGAGTCGGCCCCCGTCGCGCGGTACCTCGACCGAATGGGATTCTCGATCGACGACTACCACCCGATCGCGACGCAGATCGACGGCCGTCAGTACGTGACGAAAGGCGACGCCAGAGACCTGCGCCTCGAGTACGCGAGTCGCCTCGAGACGGACCTCGATCGCCTCCGTGCGACGACCGACGGGTAGTACGTTAGATGACGCCCAGGACGAACGCAAGCCCCATGCCGACGAGCACGACCGCGGTGACCGTCGGCGGGTACGGCGTGTACCGTTCGGTCCGCTCGCGGTAGCGTTCGTGGCCCGCGATCAACAGCAACGTCGGCGCGATGATCGCGACGATGACGGCCAGCGAGTAGAGCACCATCGGCTCGAGGCAGGACTCCGTCCCGACGCAGATCGCCAGGATCTGGATCGGTTCTTCGTGGGCGAAGCCGAGCGCGAACAGCCCGCGTTCGGCGTGTTCTTCGCTGAGATGGTGATGACCGCCACCGCCGGGGAGCGCGGCGCGGATCCGCTCGAGGGGCCGGGTTCGGAGTCGTCGCGGTCGTCGATCTCGTCGACGCGCTCGCCGCCGTTGGTGCGATGGTGGTCGTGTTCCTGATAGTCGTGGTGATCGTGTCCGTGTGGATCGGCGTGGTCGTGGCTATGTTCGTGATCGTGACCATGATCGTGGTCGTGCATCCCGTGGCCGCCGTGTCGGTACTCGCGGATCCCGAGCAGGATCAGGAGCGTTCCGGCGACGTACCGGAGCCACGGCCTCGGCGAACTCGGCGAACGCGCTGAACCAGAAGTACGCCAGGACGAGCACGACGCTGCTGATCGGCTGTCCGACGCCGAGAATCGACGCCGCGAGAACGCCGAAGAGCCAGCGTCGATTTCGGTTCAGCGCGTACGTCGTCGCGATCGGCCAGCCGTGATCCGGTAACACGCCGTGGACGAAGCCGATCAGGACGACGCCGGCAACGAGCCCGGTCTCCATGCCGGCTACCGGTATTCCGCGGGGATGGGTGTTGTGATACCGGCGAAGGAATCCTTCGCGGCGACGGTGAAAAACGCGGCCGACGGTCGCTCAGTTGCCGTCGTCGTACTTGTACTCCACCTCCGGATCCTCGACGCCTTCGGTCCGCGAGCCGACCCAGGCGCCGAGCGAGAGGCCGTACACGAGGTGGCCGGCGTGGAACAGCGCGAGTTCGTCGGCCTCGAGGCGGATGTCGAGCAGTTCCTTCAGCATGACCTGCGAGCCGAACGCGGACAGCGCCATCCCGAAGACCGAGCCCCAGACGAGGCCGCGCTGTTCGGGCTCGATGGATCGGTCGGCGTCGAACAGGGCGAACAGCGCGCCGAAGATCGCACCGCTTTGCATCCCGTACGCGAAGTGCAGGAGCAGCCCGGCGATCGGATGGTCCTCGGGGTCGCCGCCGGTGACGTACCTCGCCCAGAAGTTGGCCGAAGGCGGGAGTGACCGCAGGATCGGAAGCCGGAACGCGGTCATGATGAGCGTCGCGACGAACCCGGCCTGGAGCCCGCGAACGGCCGCCGAGGCGGCGTGCGCGCCGCGCGATCGGTCGTCGGCCTCCTCGGTGTGCCCTTCGGTGTCGCCGCTCGGTCGGAGCCGTCGAAATCGGTTGAGCATAGTGGCCACGGAACGGACGATACGGCGGATATCGACTTAACTATCGGGCGCGCTGCTTACTGCATCCGTCCCGGACCCGCTCGAGCGGTCGACGACAACGCGCTTTTGCCCGTCCGGGACGAACGGGGGGCCATGACACGGGTCGAGGCGAAACTCGAGGCCGCGCGCGACGACCTCGCAGCCCACGACGGCGTGCTGATCGCGTTCTCCGGCGGGGTCGACTCGAGCGTGGTGGCCGCCCTCGCTCACGATGCCTTAGGCGGGGACGCGGTCGCCTGCACCGCGAAGAGCGAGACGCTCCCGGCGGCCGAACTCGAGGACGCCAGACGGGTCGCCGAGGAGATCGGCATCCGCCACGAGATCGTCGAATTCTCCGAACTCGAGAGCGACGCGTTCGTCGAGAACGACGACGACCGCTGCTATCACTGCCGGACGATGCGGCTGGGCGAGATGATCGAGACCGCCCGCGAGTTCGGGATCGAGACGGTCTGCGACGGGACCAACGCCGACGATCCGGGCGCCGGCCACCGGCCGGGACTGCAGGCCGTCGACGAACTCGAGGTTCACTCGCCGCTTCTGGCCCACGGCATCTCGAAGGAGGAAGTCCGGAAGATCGCCGACCGCTACGACCTCTCGGTCGCCGACAAACCCTCGATGGCCTGTCTCTCCTCGCGCATCCCGACGGGGCTCGAGGTCACCGAGGACCGACTCACTCGCGTCGAGCGAGCCGAGGCGCTGCTGCGCCAGTGGGGGTTCGACCAGTTCCGCGTTCGGGATCACGACGGCCTCGCCCGCATCGAGGTCTCGCCCGACGAACTCGAGCGCGCGCTCGAACTCGAGTTCGTCGAGACCGTCCGCGCCGAGCTCTCGAAGATCGGCTTCGAGCACGTCACGCTGGATCTCCACGGCTACCGGACCGGAAGCGTCAGCCCCGGGAACGACGACCCCGTCGTCGAGGACGTCTTCGCCGCCGACTCGGAGTCCGACGACTGAGCACCCGCTCGGGCCGAGTCCGTCGAACGTCCGACTCGATCGGATTTCCGTGGGCGGTATTACAGAATATAACCGTATTTTCCGCGGTGAATGCAACAGTGTCGAAGTTTCTGGACCCGCGTCAGGGAATATTGCGCAGTTCGACACGAACGTACTCTTTCCCCGAGTAGCAGTGATCGATGGAGGACGACGACGTGCCGTCCGGGTGGGCGACCGAAACGCGTCGAAGCTATACGCAGGCGCGCAGCGACCGGGAACTGCAGTATCGAACGTACCGCCACGAGTCGGGCGACCTGCGGGTGAAGGTCGCGCCCGCGTCGCTCGACGGCTCCGACCATCCGGGGTACGCGCTCACGGCGACGAGCTATCCGGGACTCGAGTGCTCCGAGACGATCCGGGTCAGGACGGTGCTGACGTTCGACCGCTGCGACCGAATCGCCGTCCGGTTCATGCGGTTGTTCTCCGCCAGCTACGACGGCGCGCTCGAGGACGCGCTCGAGTACACCCACCAGCGAACGCGGGATCACCGCTGAGCGGCGGTACCGAGCGATTCGACTCGGGCGGCGAACTGGAAACGAGTGCGTCGCCGAGGGAATCGGCTACCGGCCGGCCCACTTCAGGATCAACAGCGTCCCTTCGAACAGCAGGATCATCGTGATGGCGACGAGGATGGGTGCCATCATCGTCGGATCCATCGTGAACATGAACGCCAGCCCCGCGAACGCGGCCCAGAAGTAGAGCCGCTTGTCGGCGAGCCACTTTCGGGTCGTGACGCCCATCAGAATCGCGAGCATGATGAACAGCGGGATCTGGAAGACGATCGCGAGGAAGCCGGTCAGCGTGATGATCAGGTTGAAGGTGTCGCCGAGCGCGTAGGCGATGTTCGCGCTGCCCTCCGCGTAGAAGGTGAAGTACTGGAACAGGACCGGTAACACGAGCAGGTAGGAAAACACCATTCCGAGCCCGGCGAGCACGACGCTCGTCGGGACCGCCGCGAGGTAGTACTTGCGCTCGTGCGGGTAGAGCCCCGGTCGCATGAACAGGTAACACTGGTAGACGAACATCGGCAGCGCGACCATGATGCCGAGCAGCGCCGAGAGCTTGATCCGGGTCAGCCACAGTTCGAGCGGATGGTAGACGTGCGGCGGCGGCACGTCCTCGATCCGCGTGGGGAAGACGTTGAGCCAAACGTGCTCGATGGCCTGCGAGGCCCACAGCAACCCGATCGCCGTGCCGGCCGCGCCGACGAGCAACACGACCGC contains:
- a CDS encoding DUF6789 family protein, giving the protein MLNRFRRLRPSGDTEGHTEEADDRSRGAHAASAAVRGLQAGFVATLIMTAFRLPILRSLPPSANFWARYVTGGDPEDHPIAGLLLHFAYGMQSGAIFGALFALFDADRSIEPEQRGLVWGSVFGMALSAFGSQVMLKELLDIRLEADELALFHAGHLVYGLSLGAWVGSRTEGVEDPEVEYKYDDGN
- the larE gene encoding ATP-dependent sacrificial sulfur transferase LarE → MTRVEAKLEAARDDLAAHDGVLIAFSGGVDSSVVAALAHDALGGDAVACTAKSETLPAAELEDARRVAEEIGIRHEIVEFSELESDAFVENDDDRCYHCRTMRLGEMIETAREFGIETVCDGTNADDPGAGHRPGLQAVDELEVHSPLLAHGISKEEVRKIADRYDLSVADKPSMACLSSRIPTGLEVTEDRLTRVERAEALLRQWGFDQFRVRDHDGLARIEVSPDELERALELEFVETVRAELSKIGFEHVTLDLHGYRTGSVSPGNDDPVVEDVFAADSESDD
- the tatC gene encoding twin-arginine translocase subunit TatC, giving the protein MSDESANDGDVERPEEPRDDPGEQPPNDAGSESDPATPTAEDAGDASAARDADAGNPDAASADADRSDAGDDADVDDDSANGTLENVDRPPSLETDGEGVVGDHPDEREPTYPDPNEDVGGISTPPDDEEMPLADHIEEMVLRLAVVLLVGAAGTAIGLLWASQAIEHVWLNVFPTRIEDVPPPHVYHPLELWLTRIKLSALLGIMVALPMFVYQCYLFMRPGLYPHERKYYLAAVPTSVVLAGLGMVFSYLLVLPVLFQYFTFYAEGSANIAYALGDTFNLIITLTGFLAIVFQIPLFIMLAILMGVTTRKWLADKRLYFWAAFAGLAFMFTMDPTMMAPILVAITMILLFEGTLLILKWAGR